Proteins found in one Candidatus Krumholzibacteriia bacterium genomic segment:
- a CDS encoding glycosyltransferase 87 family protein, which translates to MVVLHQRRNKLAAALGVSSVGLYGLMAFSVTGPIDTREWLLGYAIAWGLYLSLFVAARDDDWIGSPWLILGWALIARLVLVPTAPWLSDDLYRYLLDGRVLAEGVNPFAHPPAEPMIQSIAPELASKVNHPEVPTIYPPVVQGLAWIAARMELGVVGWRVLMTGIDLLVMGAVALLFGRGARGWRAAAVYGLCPLAIWETGANGHLEALAALPLVLGVFWMERGHPLRAGVAFGAAALTKYYALLLLPLWLAHRGFKRMAATTVAVTLLALVPFTVGGVDIFEGLRTYLANWSFNSPLYSVLANVGIPDDVLRVLPFVVILIGGTVAGLRNEDVVRSIPMLLFAFLVIGPTLHPWYALWLLPWLGDRPHPGHWSFVGAMGGAYAVWWSVATTGQWTLPTGVPEVLWTIVALGWLSSFWRETGSTPEPV; encoded by the coding sequence ATGGTAGTGCTCCACCAGCGCCGGAACAAGCTCGCAGCGGCGCTCGGGGTCTCGTCGGTGGGCTTGTACGGTCTCATGGCCTTTTCCGTGACCGGGCCGATCGACACGCGCGAATGGCTGCTGGGCTACGCCATCGCCTGGGGACTGTACCTCAGTCTCTTCGTGGCCGCACGCGACGACGACTGGATCGGTTCGCCCTGGCTGATCCTGGGCTGGGCCCTGATCGCCCGTCTGGTCCTGGTGCCGACCGCGCCCTGGCTCAGTGACGACCTCTATCGCTACCTGCTCGACGGACGCGTCCTCGCCGAGGGGGTGAATCCCTTCGCCCACCCGCCGGCCGAACCCATGATCCAGTCGATCGCGCCCGAGCTGGCGTCGAAGGTCAACCATCCCGAGGTGCCGACCATCTACCCGCCCGTGGTGCAGGGGTTGGCGTGGATCGCGGCCCGGATGGAGCTGGGCGTGGTGGGTTGGCGCGTACTCATGACCGGCATCGACCTGTTGGTCATGGGGGCGGTGGCCCTGCTCTTCGGTCGCGGCGCCCGGGGTTGGCGAGCGGCGGCGGTGTACGGTCTGTGCCCCCTGGCGATCTGGGAGACCGGCGCCAACGGACACCTCGAAGCCCTGGCCGCCTTGCCCCTGGTGCTGGGGGTGTTCTGGATGGAGCGGGGGCATCCGCTGCGCGCGGGGGTGGCCTTCGGGGCGGCGGCGCTGACGAAGTACTACGCCCTGTTGTTGTTACCGCTGTGGCTGGCGCACCGCGGCTTCAAGCGCATGGCCGCGACCACCGTCGCCGTCACCCTGCTCGCGCTGGTGCCCTTCACGGTGGGTGGCGTCGACATCTTCGAGGGTCTGCGCACCTACCTGGCGAACTGGAGCTTCAACAGTCCCTTGTACAGCGTGCTGGCCAACGTGGGGATCCCCGACGACGTGCTGCGCGTGCTGCCCTTCGTGGTGATCCTCATCGGTGGCACGGTGGCGGGGCTGCGCAACGAGGACGTGGTGCGGTCGATTCCCATGCTGCTGTTCGCGTTCCTGGTGATCGGGCCCACGCTGCACCCCTGGTACGCACTGTGGCTGCTGCCGTGGCTGGGCGACCGGCCGCACCCCGGTCACTGGAGCTTCGTCGGGGCCATGGGCGGGGCCTACGCCGTGTGGTGGTCGGTGGCGACCACCGGGCAGTGGACGCTGCCCACGGGCGTTCCCGAGGTGCTGTGGACGATCGTGGCGCTGGGCTGGCTGTCGAGCTTCTGGCGCGAGACGGGCAGTACGCCCGAGCCGGTGTGA
- a CDS encoding DUF3307 domain-containing protein codes for MTDSWILHPGLPLLAAHALVDFVVQSNRDVEQKTRLHPWAFVRHALQHAVVAWVFVGAWTAWWIPAAVFGAHGAIDVTKELVRARLRASGHLDAPSNLRLFSADQIAHVLSLVAVAVWLGPRTPAPPWPSSIPVDALFVVLIGLVVCVRTGSIVIALAVRRFEGSLRQAHDAADAPDRALGIEPRGLSGGGQMIGALERALIFFFVLIGRVDGVGFLLAAKSILRFGDLNARQQRVEAEYVIIGTFMSFAWALFVAWLTTRALASVG; via the coding sequence GTGACCGACTCGTGGATCCTGCACCCGGGCCTGCCGCTGCTCGCCGCGCACGCGCTGGTGGACTTCGTGGTGCAGTCGAACCGCGACGTCGAGCAGAAGACCCGCCTGCACCCATGGGCCTTCGTCCGCCACGCGCTGCAGCACGCCGTGGTCGCCTGGGTGTTCGTCGGCGCGTGGACGGCGTGGTGGATCCCGGCGGCCGTCTTCGGCGCCCACGGCGCGATCGACGTCACCAAGGAACTGGTCCGGGCGCGCCTGCGCGCGAGCGGCCACCTCGACGCCCCGTCGAACCTGCGCCTGTTCTCGGCCGACCAGATCGCCCACGTGCTGTCGCTGGTCGCCGTCGCCGTCTGGCTCGGACCCCGCACTCCGGCGCCGCCGTGGCCGTCCTCGATCCCGGTCGATGCGCTGTTCGTGGTGCTGATCGGTCTCGTCGTCTGCGTGCGCACCGGCAGCATCGTGATCGCCCTGGCCGTCCGGCGCTTCGAGGGATCGTTGCGGCAGGCGCACGACGCCGCCGACGCCCCTGACCGCGCCCTGGGCATCGAACCGCGCGGCCTGAGCGGGGGCGGCCAGATGATCGGCGCCCTCGAACGCGCGCTGATCTTCTTCTTCGTGCTGATCGGCCGTGTCGACGGCGTGGGCTTCCTGCTCGCGGCCAAGTCGATCCTGCGCTTCGGCGACCTCAACGCCCGGCAGCAGCGGGTCGAGGCCGAGTACGTGATCATCGGCACCTTCATGAGCTTCGCGTGGGCGCTGTTCGTGGCGTGGCTCACCACGCGCGCGCTCGCCTCGGTCGGCTGA